A window of the Polaribacter sp. HaHaR_3_91 genome harbors these coding sequences:
- a CDS encoding peptidase domain-containing ABC transporter produces MTKLTNLSQKKLQQTFTLQHDQSDCGVACLLSIIQYYEGSNSLEKLRELSGTTKQGTTLLGLYQASNQLGFTSEGNEADIQAIIDHKEPLILHVVIEKRLQHYVICYGYENNKFIIGDPAKGIVKYTKEELEKIWTSKTCLTLTPNNNFIKSKTKTKNKKDWFIKLVKEDSKLISFSIILGLGIAILSMAMAIFSQKLIDDILPSKDFNKLITGIILVAFLLLIRVLFTALSDFFLIRQSKDFNNRIIDSFYTSLLHLPKPFFDTRKIGELVARLNDTQRVQRVISQIIGNVAINLLVTIVSLGFLFFYSWQTGLIASVSLPFYFLLIYSFNKRIINAQKEVMQGYAFSESNYISSIQGVATIKNNNRQSIFQKINQLIYGNFQEKVFSLGKINVRLSIFSGVFSVLFLISILIYTSVQVYNETMQLGELMAVLGIAGSLMPSVASLALITIPINEAKVAFNRMYEFTSIEEENKGSIALSKFNSLEIKNLSFRFAGRKELFKNINISVYKNECIAIVGESGSGKSTIGQVLQKFYPFENGEIIVNNEYNLPKVNTEDWRNIIGIIPQDITIFSGNVVSNILLGKEDTPENIQFFCKEYGFTEFINSLPQGFTTILGEEGINLSGGQKQIIALMRVLYKKPQLVLLDEFTSAMDRKTEKFVLNLLKKLKSELTIIFISHRLHSLPQIADKIYVLEDGEISNFGTHQKLMETTNFYSEFWTELRIKDND; encoded by the coding sequence ATGACTAAACTAACAAATCTATCTCAAAAAAAACTACAACAAACTTTCACATTACAACACGACCAATCAGATTGTGGTGTAGCCTGTTTATTATCAATCATTCAATATTACGAGGGTTCTAATTCTTTAGAAAAATTAAGAGAATTAAGTGGTACAACAAAACAAGGTACAACCTTGTTAGGCTTATATCAAGCATCTAATCAATTAGGTTTTACTTCAGAAGGCAATGAGGCAGATATACAAGCAATCATAGACCACAAAGAACCATTAATACTTCACGTAGTAATTGAAAAACGTTTACAACATTATGTTATCTGTTACGGTTATGAAAATAATAAATTTATTATTGGAGACCCTGCCAAAGGAATAGTAAAATACACAAAAGAAGAATTAGAAAAAATTTGGACTTCTAAAACGTGTTTAACATTAACACCAAATAATAATTTTATAAAATCCAAAACAAAAACTAAAAACAAAAAAGATTGGTTTATAAAATTAGTAAAAGAAGATTCTAAATTAATCAGTTTTAGTATTATATTAGGTTTAGGCATTGCTATTTTAAGTATGGCAATGGCAATATTTTCTCAAAAACTAATAGATGATATTTTACCTTCAAAAGATTTTAACAAACTAATCACAGGTATTATTTTAGTTGCATTTCTTTTATTAATAAGAGTGCTATTTACAGCTTTAAGCGATTTCTTTTTAATTCGTCAATCAAAAGACTTTAATAATAGAATAATAGACAGCTTTTATACTTCTTTATTACACTTGCCAAAACCTTTTTTCGATACTCGTAAAATTGGAGAATTAGTTGCAAGGTTAAATGACACACAACGTGTTCAACGTGTAATAAGTCAAATTATTGGTAATGTTGCCATAAACCTATTAGTTACAATTGTTTCTTTAGGTTTCTTATTTTTCTATTCTTGGCAAACAGGTTTAATTGCTTCTGTTAGTTTGCCTTTTTACTTTTTATTAATTTATAGTTTTAATAAACGTATTATCAATGCACAAAAAGAAGTAATGCAAGGGTACGCATTTAGTGAGAGTAATTATATAAGCTCTATACAAGGTGTTGCCACTATAAAAAATAACAATAGACAATCTATTTTTCAAAAAATCAATCAACTAATTTACGGTAACTTTCAAGAAAAAGTTTTTAGTCTTGGTAAAATAAATGTTCGCTTGTCAATATTTTCAGGTGTATTTAGCGTATTATTTTTAATAAGCATTTTAATTTATACATCTGTGCAAGTATATAATGAAACAATGCAATTAGGAGAATTAATGGCAGTATTAGGCATTGCAGGTTCTTTAATGCCTTCTGTTGCTAGTTTAGCATTAATCACAATTCCAATTAATGAAGCCAAAGTAGCATTTAATAGAATGTATGAATTTACTTCCATAGAAGAAGAAAATAAAGGGAGCATAGCCCTATCAAAATTCAATTCTTTAGAAATTAAAAACCTTTCGTTTCGTTTTGCTGGTAGAAAAGAACTCTTTAAAAATATTAATATATCCGTTTATAAAAATGAATGTATTGCAATTGTTGGAGAAAGCGGAAGTGGTAAAAGTACAATAGGGCAAGTACTACAAAAATTCTATCCTTTTGAAAATGGAGAAATAATTGTAAATAATGAGTATAATTTACCTAAAGTAAATACAGAAGATTGGCGTAATATTATAGGTATTATTCCACAAGATATTACCATATTTAGTGGCAATGTAGTATCTAATATTTTATTAGGTAAAGAAGATACACCTGAAAACATTCAGTTTTTTTGTAAGGAATACGGATTTACTGAATTTATAAACAGTTTACCTCAAGGCTTTACTACAATTTTAGGAGAAGAAGGTATAAATTTATCAGGTGGTCAAAAACAAATTATTGCCTTAATGCGAGTTTTATATAAGAAACCTCAATTAGTACTTTTAGATGAATTTACATCAGCAATGGACAGAAAAACAGAAAAATTTGTTTTAAACTTACTAAAGAAATTAAAATCTGAATTGACTATTATTTTCATTTCTCATAGGTTGCATTCTCTACCTCAAATAGCTGACAAAATTTATGTATTGGAAGATGGAGAAATTTCTAATTTTGGAACACATCAGAAATTAATGGAAACTACAAATTTTTATAGCGAATTTTGGACTGAATTAAGAATTAAGGATAATGATTAA
- a CDS encoding integrase core domain-containing protein encodes MHYKNEKDCKCNTKGLPLLYTAFAEENGIMMSMTEQYDPYENAIAERINRTLKYEYGLRNCIKNTAIAQEVTKQAVYIYNNLRTHFSLELRKPAEVHLNPNIKYKSYRRNNVNLTELVI; translated from the coding sequence TTGCATTACAAAAACGAAAAGGATTGCAAATGTAATACAAAAGGATTGCCATTACTTTACACAGCATTTGCAGAAGAAAATGGCATAATGATGAGCATGACAGAACAATATGATCCTTATGAAAACGCAATTGCAGAGCGAATTAATAGAACTTTAAAATATGAATATGGACTTAGAAATTGCATTAAAAATACTGCCATTGCTCAAGAAGTAACAAAACAAGCTGTATATATTTACAACAATTTAAGAACCCATTTTAGCTTAGAATTAAGAAAACCAGCAGAAGTACATTTAAATCCAAACATCAAATACAAATCATATCGAAGAAATAATGTAAATTTGACTGAACTAGTTATATAG
- a CDS encoding helix-turn-helix domain-containing protein codes for MGRKVKYDYAFKLRCVKQVLKNNQTVEDVSKLYGCHHTTLHDWIRFYEKYGKKALLPRKTKVYSIPFKLKVLKAIDKDSLSFSQACLEFNIPTKSVIMKWQRNYKKEGIIGLNIKPRGKPKSMQFKRAKKKSNKPLTREEELLLENESLRAELDLLKKLQALIQQEQNKKQKP; via the coding sequence ATGGGAAGAAAAGTCAAGTATGATTACGCATTTAAACTTCGATGTGTAAAGCAAGTTTTAAAAAATAACCAAACAGTTGAAGATGTGTCTAAGTTATATGGTTGTCATCATACAACCCTTCATGATTGGATTCGATTTTATGAAAAATATGGTAAAAAAGCACTATTACCAAGAAAAACAAAAGTGTATAGCATTCCTTTTAAACTTAAAGTTTTAAAAGCTATTGACAAAGATTCATTATCTTTCAGTCAAGCTTGTTTAGAATTTAATATTCCTACAAAATCTGTAATTATGAAGTGGCAACGTAATTATAAAAAAGAGGGTATTATAGGCTTAAACATTAAACCTAGAGGTAAACCAAAATCTATGCAATTTAAGAGGGCTAAAAAAAAGTCTAATAAACCTTTAACAAGAGAAGAGGAACTTTTATTAGAAAATGAATCATTACGTGCAGAACTGGACTTGCTAAAAAAGTTACAGGCCTTAATTCAACAAGAGCAAAACAAAAAGCAAAAGCCATAA